The Lepeophtheirus salmonis chromosome 1, UVic_Lsal_1.4, whole genome shotgun sequence genome has a segment encoding these proteins:
- the eEFSec gene encoding selenocysteine-specific elongation factor, whose product MTGILNLNVGVLGHVDSGKTSLAKALSTISSTAAFDKNPQSKERGITLDLGFSSFSVPNHHLNDYDSLQFTLVDCPGHASLIRTIIGGAQILDLMMLVVDIQKGIQTQTAECLVIGEITCDTLIVVLNKIDTIASEKRSSSIDKMTKRLRLTLQNTKFKDASIVPVSAFPGENEPPLGISDLIETLKKVSFIPKRDPTGSFLFSVDHCFSIRGQGTVMTGTVLQGTVRLNDNVEISTIKESRKVKGIQMFKKPVEKASQGDRIGICVTQFDAKLLERGIVSTPKTVPIVYAVILQLNKIAYYKSDICTKSKFHFCLGHETVLGRITVFGNDKEEFSLDDEFRFMEKYRSPTDEASENDNSDGLPAPSKQYVLCEFERPISIVPGSQVLGTKLDTDIHANMCRLAFHGKIIVHYYDKGYLTSELPQLKVYKNKTKEGIVDRMNNDFEVICRNMFKKETNMNSFLGLEVRLSSGEKGKIESSFGQSGKFKVNLNDSLSMTAKELLDKKKKKSNNDSTLISVYLDFKRYVFDPKKKMIQC is encoded by the exons ATGACAGGGATACTTAACCTAAATGTCGGAGTCTTAGGGCATGTGGACAGTGGGAAAACTTCTTTAGCCAAGGCTCTCAGCACCATATCCAGTACGGCAGCATTCGACAAGAATCCACAGAGTAAAGAAAGAGGGATCACTTTGGATCTAGGATTCTCGTCCTTTTCTGTTCCGAATCATCACTTGAATGACTATGATTCCTTACAATTTACTCTAGTAGATTGTCCAGGGCATGCATCCCTCATTCGAACTATCATTG GAGGGGCTCAAATCTTGGACCTGATGATGCTTGTGGTGGACATTCAAAAAGGAATTCAGACACAAACAGCCGAGTGCCTTGTCATTGGAGAAATTACATGTGATACTCTCATTGTTGTGCTCAACAAAATAGATACAATAGCTTCTGAGAAACGCTCCTCATCTATTGATAAG ATGACAAAACGACTACGACTCACTCTTCAAAATACAAAGTTCAAAGATGCTAGCATTGTACCTGTTTCTGCATTTCCAGGAGAGAATGAACCTCCACTTGGCATATCAGACCTCATTGAAACTCTTAAAAAGGTTTCCTTCATTCCCAAACGAGATCCAACTGGCTCGTTCTTATTTTCAGTTGATCATTGCTTCAGCATCAGGGGCCAAGGAACAGTAATGACGGGAACTGTTCTTCAAGGCACTGTTCGTCTTAATGAC AATGTGGAAATATCAACAATCAAGGAATCTCGTAAAGTGAAAGGgattcaaatgtttaaaaagcCTGTAGAAAAAGCTTCGCAAGGGGATCGTATTGGGATATGTGTAACGCAATTTGATGCTAAGCTCCTGGAAAGAGGCATTGTATCCACTCCAAAGACTGTTCCAATTGTCTACGCagttattttacaattaaataaaatagcatACTATAAGAGTGATATTTGTACTAAatcaaaattccatttttgcCTCGGACATGAGACTGTGTTGGGAAGAATTACTGTATTTGGAAATGACAAAGAAGAATTCTCTCTTGATGACGAATTTAGATTTATGGAAAAGTATCGATCCCCGACGGATGAAGCCTCAGAAAATGATAATAGTGATGGCCTTCCAGCTCCATCGAAGCAATATGTACTATGTGAATTTGAACGACCCATTTCAATTGTTCCCGGATCACAAGTCCTAGGAACAAAATTAGACACGGATATTCATGCCAACATGTGCCGATTAGCTTTTCATGgaaaaattatagttcattatTATGATAAAGGTTACCTTACCTCTGAGCTTCCTCAACTCAAagtctataaaaacaaaacaaaggaaGGAATCGTTGATCGAATGAATAATGACTTTGAAGTGATTTGTCGAAATATGTTcaagaaagaaacaaatatgAACTCTTTTCTGGGATTAGAGGTTCGATTATCCTCTGGAGAGAAAGGTAAAATTGAGAGTAGTTTTGGACAAAGTGGAAAGTTCAAAGTGAATTTAAATG aTTCCCTCTCAATGACTGCAAAGGAGCTTTTggataagaaaaagaaaaagtcaaacAATGATTCCACACTCATTTCCGTGTACCTTGATTTTAAACGCTATGTTTTCGATcccaaaaagaaaatgattcaaTGCTAA
- the LOC121121670 gene encoding glycogen debranching enzyme has product MLLNKKDVDEVRLLSLHLGQKGESVLYRLNLHSKLQFRIDPSLFGKKVHLWINYPKDNTTEFDRSSYKELPWINDSGNDDTASYIDFSLHLPGSFHFYFTLDGSKEINGDGYFLVDPDLKAGRNSESIPLDCLQCQTVLAKNLGPFKTWENKLNVSHEAGYNLLHFTPVQVIGESKSAYSLADQHALNPEFECTWEDLKELIIKMNKEWSMLSLCDIVLNHTANESEWVTKDVSATYNLECCRHLTPAYLLDRIIFRITLDIAEGKWVDKGIPKGIVSEEAHLGIIKTLFYEHYYPQVNLHEYFLVDVDSVLLKFNQFLRYKDNSTQIDEAAKELKLIPNGDWTRKSAEIDFHLAAKLYSGPDGNNRLRCKLEELNAQKSMEIWNHIHAGIDNVIKGARYHRIDSYGPRINECSEKEPLVCQYFTGSNGKNLSEEEESLDSAQERSLMMSHNGWVMNYDPVKDVDFVDPKSNILLRRELIAWGDSVKLRYGESYSDSPYLWDYMTKYVEQMAEIFYGLRLDNCHSTPIHVAEYLLDKARKIRPNLYVIAELFTSSEASDNVFINRLGINSLIRENLQAGDSHELGRLIHRFGGEPVGAFNQLKLRPLVPSMAHAVLFEQTHDNPSPIEKRSVYDSLTSGGLIAMACCATGANRGVDELVPHHIHVVNETRTYDTNTETGMIKIKKLLNELHWKLGVEGFNECYVDQMDPDVVAITRHNKITHESIVMVAHTAFGSTPNLVSKSHLRCLEVEGILGEIVLEAQLKRDKNAECSFTKDTEVINGLSNYKVDYKTRIQPSESDFAQVWTHEEKTIVKLNNFVPGSLICLRFEFNDQHTQATKHLQKMLSNLKDDQEFKEILNDLSLDDINHILFRCDQEERDFTGGCSGVYVLDGYGPLKYAGLQGVMSILSDIRSRNDLGNWLPSNLRAGNWMMDYIHSRLEKNPNTQKLGIWLKSAFIPLKIIPRYLIPKYFDSIITSTYMLILNRTWDLMSEFVSSSQSNFVKSLALGSVIHAGRVPSVNIPGVESVSLAAGLPHFCTGYMRAWGRDTFISLRGLLILTGRFDEAKNIILGFGGCLRHGLIPNLLDGGYNARYNCRDAVWFWLQSIKDYVELNGPNLLKENVKRLYPNDDSYPECDNDWVESPLEDVIQEALQVHFYGLKFRERNAGKKIDEHMRDEGFNNEVGVSKDTGFVFGGNSFNCGTWMDKMGSSEKAGIKGIPATPRDGSAVEIVGLSYSVLSWLCVLHEGGDFKYGGVKCKASDTYWSYGQWSCTIKDNFEKYFFIIKGSPFDKRPDLINKVGIYKDTYGSKIPWTEYQLRPNFCIAMAVAPELFDESHALEALEMIKKKLLGPLGLATLDPDDWNYRGDYDNSNDSTDSTLAQGINYHQGPEWVWPVGYFLRAYYHFLKKSGKKELAVSFIKSTLAAHYAEIISSHWRGIPELTNREGKYCRDSNPIQAWSMSCILEVLYDLMS; this is encoded by the exons atgttgttaaataaaaaagacgtTGATGAAGTTCGACTTCTCTCTTTGCACTTGGGGCAGAAAGGAGAATCTGTTCTCTATCGCTTAAATCTTCATTCAAAACTGCAGTTTCGAATAGATCCATCCCTCTTTGGGAAAAAAGTTCATTTGTGGATTAATTATCCAAAAGACAACACAACTGAATTTGACAGAAGTTCCTATAAAGAACTTCCCTGGATTAATGATTCTGGTAATGACGACACGGcttcttatattgatttttcGCTCCATCTCCCAGGCTCCTTCCATTTTTACTTCACACTTGATgg ATCGAAAGAAATCAATGGTGATGGATATTTCTTGGTGGATCCTGATTTAAAGGCTGGTCGAAATTCAGAGAGTATTCCCTTAGATTGTCTTCAATGTCAAACAGTACTAGCAAAGAACTTAGGGCCATTCAAAACatgggaaaataaattaaatgtgagCCACGAAGCGGGCTATAATCTCTTACACTTTACCCCAG tgcAGGTCATTGGAGAATCCAAATCTGCTTATAGTCTTGCCGATCAACATGCATTAAACCCCGAGTTTGAATGCACATGGGAAGATCTTAAGGAActcattattaaaatgaataaggaATGGAGCATGCTAAGTTTATGTGACATAGTCTTAAATCACACAGCCAATGAATCTGAATGGGTTACAAAGGATGTGTCTGCCACGTATAATCTCGAATGTTGTCGACATTTGACACCCGCATATCTTTTAGATCGAATAATATTCAGAATAACATTAGATATTGCTGAGGGGAAATGGGTAGACAAAGGAATACCAAAAGGAATTGTCAGTGAAGAGGCTCatttaggaataattaaaaCCTTGTTTTATGAGCATTATTATCCACAAGTAAATTTACATGAATATTTCTTAGTAGACGTTGATtctgttttattgaaatttaatcaatttctgCGCTATAAAGATAATTCAACTCAAATTGATGAGGCCGCCAAGGAATTGAAACTCATACCTAATGGTGATTGGACTAGAAAATCTGCAGAAATTGATTTCCATCTAGCAGCTAAATTATATTCTGGTCCTGATGGAAATAATCGTCTCAGATGTAAGTTAGAAGAATTGAACGCGCAGAAATCTATGGAAATATGGAATCATATCCACGCAGGTATAGATAACGTAATTAAAGGTGCTAGATACCATCGAATTGATTCATACGGACCTCGTATCAACGAATGTAGTGAGAAAGAACCTCTTGTGTGTCAGTATTTCACAGGAAGTAATGGGAAAAATTTATCTGAAGAGGAAGAAAGCTTAGATAGTGCTCAAGAAAGATCCCTCATGATGAGTCATAATGGTTGGGTGATGAATTATGATCCAGTAAAAGACGTGGATTTCGTCGATCCTAAATCCAATATTCTACTACGGAGAGAATTAATTGCTTGGGGTGACTCTGTAAAGTTACGATACGGCGAGAGTTACAGCGATTCCCCATACTTATGGGATTACATGACAAAGTATGTCGAACAAATGGcagaaatattttatggacTTCGTCTTGATAATTGTCACAGCACGCCAATTCATGTAGCAGAATACCTTCTTGATAAAGCAAGAAAGATAAGGCCTAACTTATATGTGATTGCTGAGCTATTCACATCCTCAGAGGCGTCTgacaatgtatttataaatcgTTTAGGAATTAATTCTTTAATCAGAGAGAATCTTCAAGCTGGAGACTCTCATGAACTTGGAAGACTCATTCATCGTTTTGGTGGTGAACCCGTTGGGGCCTTTAATCAGTTGAAACTTAGACCATTAGTTCCTTCAATGGCACATGCCGTTTTATTTGAACAGACTCATGACAACCCAAGTCCCATCGAAAAAAGATCTGTGTACGATTCCTTAACAAGTGGCGGTTTGATTGCTATGGCTTGCTGTGCCACAGGTGCAAATAGAGGAGTAGATGAACTTGTTCCTCATCATATTCATGTTGTCAATGAAACCAGAACATATGATACTAATACTGAGACAgggatgataaaaataaaaaaacttttaaatgagCTTCACTGGAAGCTGGGCGTTGAAGGATTTAATGAATGTTATGTGGACCAAATGGACCCAGACGTAGTTGCCATTACCaggcataataaaataactcatGAGTCGATCGTTATGGTTGCACATACGGCCTTTGGGTCAACTCCAAACTTGGTATCCAAATCTCATTTGCGCTGTTTAGAAGTTGAAGGTATTTTAGGAGAAATCGTTTTGGAAGCCCAATTAAAAAGAGACAAGAATGCTGAGTGTTCATTTACTAAAGACACCGAGGTTATAAATGGGCTATCAAATTATAAAGTAGATTACAAGACAAGGATTCAACCATCAGAAAGTGACTTTGCTCAAGTCTGGACTCATGAAGAGAAAACAATAgtcaaattaaacaattttgtacCAGGTTCATTGATATGTCTTCGATTCGAATTCAATGATCAGCATACTCAAGCAACAAAACATCTCCAAAAAATGCTTTCCAACTTAAAGGATGATCAAGAATTCAAAGAAATTCTTAATGATTTAAGCCTCGAcgatattaatcatattttgtttcGCTGTGATCAGGAAGAAAGAGATTTTACCGGTGGATGCAGTGGTGTATATGTTTTGGATGGCTATGGACCTTTGAAATACGCAGGATTGCAAGGCGTTATGTCTATTCTCTCCGATATAAGATCTCGTAATGACTTAGGAAATTGGTTACCTTCCAATTTACGCGCTGGGAATTGGATGATGGATTATATTCATAGTCGTTTAGAGAAAAATCCTAATACTCAAAAGCTAGGGATATGGCTTAAATCCGCCTTTATACCTCTTAAAATTATACCCAGATATTtgattccaaaatattttgattccaTTATTACTTCTACCTACATGCTGATTTTAAATAGAACATGGGACTTAATGTCAGAGTTTGTTTCATCTTCTCAGTCCAACTTTGTAAAAAGCCTTGCTTTAGGATCTGTCATTCATGCAGGACGTGTTCCCTCCGTTAATATTCCGGGAGTTGAATCCGTGTCTCTAGCCGCTGGACTTCCCCACTTTTGTACGGGATACATGAGAGCCTGGGGAAGAGATACCTTTATTTCACTCAGAGGACTTCTTATTTTAACTGGAAGATTTGATGAagcgaaaaatataattttgggcTTCGGTGGGTGTTTGAGACATGGACTAATTCCTAATCTACTAGACGGAGGCTATAACGCCCGATACAACTGTCGGGATGCTGTATGGTTTTGGCTCCAAAGTATTAAGGACTATGTTGAACTCAACGGACCAAATCTACTCAAAGAAAATGTCAAGCGCCTTTATCCTAATGATGACTCATATCCTGAATGTGATAATGACTGGGTTGAATCTCCTTTGGAGGATGTAATCCAAGAGGCTCTACAGGTTCACTTTTATGGTCTTAAATTTAGAGAAAGGAATGCTGGTAAAAAAATTGACGAACACATGAGAGATGAGGGTTTCAACAATGAAGTAGGAGTTAGCAAAGACACTGGCTTTGTCTTTGGAGGAAATTCTTTTAATTGTGGCACATGGATGGATAAAATGGGTAGTTCTGAAAAGGCAGGGATCAAAGGAATTCCAGCTACGCCTAGAGATGGATCTGCAGTTGAAATTGTGGGTTTGAGCTACTCTGTTCTATCCTGGCTCTGTGTATTACACGAAGGTGGTGATTTTAAATATGGTGGTGTCAAATGCAAGGCTTCAGATACTTATTGGTCTTATGGTCAATGGTCTTGTACCATCAaggacaattttgaaaaatatttcttcattatcaAAGGCTCGCCTTTCGATAAAAGACCAGATTTGATTAATAAAGTAGGGATTTACAAAGATACATACGGGAGCAAGATCCCTTGGACAGAATATCAATTAAGACCCAATTTTTGCATTGCAATGGCTGTTGCCCCAGAACTATTTGATGAAAGTCATGCATTGGAAGCACTTGAAATGATTAAGAAAAAACTTCTCGGCCCTTTGGGTCTAGCTACACTTGATCCTGACGATTGGAATTACAGAGGAGACTATGATAATTCAAACGATTCCACTGATTCTACTCTAGCACAAGGGATTAACTATCATCA AGGCCCAGAATGGGTTTGGCCAGTCGGATATTTCCTGCGCgcatattatcattttttaaagaaatctgGAAAAAAGGAATTGGCTGTTTCGTTCATCAAGTCGACATTAGCAGCCCATTATGCAGAAATTATATCCTCACACTGGAGAGGAATCCCAGAATTGACAAACAGAGAAGGAAAGTATTGCCGGGACTCTAATCCAATTCAGGCATGGAGCATGTCATGTATTCTTGaagttttatatgatttaatgtcttaa